Proteins co-encoded in one Alphaproteobacteria bacterium PA2 genomic window:
- a CDS encoding alcohol dehydrogenase has translation MIMKAYRFDTLDGLDALRLREEADPRPQRGEVLVRVRAVSLNFRDLAMPRGRYPRPCLPGLIPISDAAGEVVEVGEGVESFKVGDRVIGAFHPRWFGGDMPSTIQKDSYGAESDGWLCELKAISQEAVVRIPDSLSYEEAATLPCAGLTAWTALTGPTPIRAGHSVLVLGSGGVSIFALQLARAVGATVIATTSSDAKGEQLQAMGAAEVVNYANDPQWGKQVRALTGGRGVDRVVEVGGPGTIAQSLRAVALGGEIASIGFLSTENPGIDFFQLKGSGASFRNITVGDRSGLIELTRVVAATGLKPVIDRVFAFEDARAAFEHLESGTHMGKIVIRV, from the coding sequence CTGATCATGAAGGCCTACCGCTTCGACACCCTGGATGGCCTGGACGCCCTGCGCCTGCGCGAGGAAGCCGACCCCCGGCCCCAGCGGGGCGAGGTGCTGGTCCGGGTGCGGGCCGTCTCCCTGAACTTCCGCGACCTGGCCATGCCCCGGGGTCGCTATCCCCGCCCCTGCCTGCCGGGCCTGATCCCGATCAGCGATGCGGCCGGCGAGGTGGTCGAGGTCGGCGAGGGTGTGGAGTCCTTCAAGGTCGGCGACCGGGTGATCGGCGCCTTCCATCCCCGCTGGTTCGGCGGCGACATGCCCTCCACCATCCAGAAGGACAGCTATGGCGCCGAGAGCGATGGCTGGCTCTGCGAGCTCAAGGCCATCAGCCAGGAGGCCGTAGTCCGCATTCCCGACAGCCTGTCCTATGAAGAGGCCGCCACCCTGCCCTGCGCCGGCCTGACGGCCTGGACAGCGCTCACCGGCCCGACGCCGATCCGAGCGGGCCATTCGGTCCTGGTCCTGGGCAGCGGCGGGGTTTCGATCTTCGCCCTGCAACTGGCCCGGGCGGTCGGCGCCACCGTCATCGCCACCACCTCCAGCGACGCCAAGGGCGAGCAGCTGCAGGCCATGGGCGCGGCCGAGGTGGTCAACTATGCCAATGATCCCCAGTGGGGAAAGCAGGTCCGCGCCCTGACCGGCGGACGCGGCGTCGACCGGGTGGTCGAGGTGGGCGGGCCCGGCACCATCGCCCAGTCCCTGCGGGCCGTGGCCCTGGGCGGCGAGATCGCCTCCATCGGTTTCCTGAGCACCGAGAACCCGGGGATCGACTTCTTCCAGCTCAAGGGCAGCGGCGCCAGTTTCCGCAATATCACCGTGGGCGACCGGTCGGGACTGATCGAGCTGACCCGGGTGGTGGCGGCGACGGGGCTCAAGCCGGTCATTGACCGGGTCTTCGCCTTTGAAGACGCCAGGGCCGCCTTCGAGCATCTGGAAAGCGGAACCCACATGGGCAAGATCGTCATCCGCGTTTGA
- a CDS encoding prepilin peptidase, translating to MAYRHKKTGMLKPQQPKKADPTRDEGLVFADLAALCASPGFAHTIAAFCFRDNMMGFGDKLSSEAMAHMFTQTRLIRTEISTLIGLMARHPLDLTHPGATCVQEYSDRAEALLHELHLGMSGKWFAGLTAEKVADPNFNPFANAETLREPIFYSGESAYSFQYRDLAIPKYQADDDWLRATKGFDIATARRVVEAVGKIQARKVFDQLKGLRGVEPAEWTLLPGFLLTDVEVAAEARLPEGAVAPVLQAFALPPDDRNPTFQSVQDYNSTNAAPLLPAGSGQYLLFQHYSLVEALYEGPFYWMGSDKAYQNTAFSNRGDFTETVARDFMRRVFGQARVHTNVLLPTRKGATRGEIDVLVLFGDQAIVIQAKAKRLTLEARKGNDQVLKDDFNKAIQDACDQAADCSAALLEPGCSLVGADGTDIALNTKITRVFPICLVADHYPALNFQARQFLKFETAAGVASPLISDVFALDVMTEMLSSPLRFFSYLILRDRFASKMLFTHEINLLGYHLKNNLWLSDEHHLVALHDDFAIDLDIAMIVRREGQPGERTPPGILTRLKGLSAERLLAWIDANPDPATMAFGLFLLEVDEDTFRQISLAIDRIVALAANDGMHHDATVAVGGGGVTLHANALPDMEAREKLGAHCRLRKYTQRAEVWFGVVFRPASGVLRFGMTINEPWKQDADMDRISAGLPVGRRVTKGLPPFSRGKIGRNDLCPCGSGIKFKKCHLR from the coding sequence ATGGCCTACCGACATAAAAAAACAGGCATGCTGAAGCCGCAGCAGCCCAAGAAGGCCGATCCTACTAGAGACGAAGGCTTGGTGTTCGCCGATCTCGCAGCCCTTTGTGCTAGCCCAGGATTCGCACACACGATCGCGGCTTTCTGCTTTCGCGACAACATGATGGGATTCGGCGACAAGCTGTCGAGCGAGGCGATGGCCCACATGTTTACGCAAACGCGCCTCATCCGAACGGAAATCTCCACCCTTATTGGACTTATGGCGCGCCACCCGCTGGATCTGACCCACCCTGGCGCAACATGCGTCCAGGAATACAGCGACAGGGCGGAGGCCTTGCTTCACGAACTGCACCTCGGCATGTCAGGGAAGTGGTTCGCTGGCCTCACTGCGGAGAAAGTCGCGGACCCGAACTTTAACCCGTTCGCAAACGCTGAGACACTCCGTGAACCGATCTTCTACAGCGGCGAGTCCGCCTACAGCTTCCAATATCGCGATCTCGCAATCCCCAAATACCAAGCTGACGACGATTGGCTGCGGGCTACCAAGGGTTTCGACATCGCCACAGCCCGCCGCGTGGTCGAGGCTGTCGGCAAGATCCAGGCCCGCAAAGTTTTCGATCAGCTCAAGGGCCTGCGCGGCGTAGAGCCTGCCGAGTGGACGTTATTGCCGGGCTTCCTGCTAACAGACGTCGAAGTAGCGGCCGAGGCCCGCCTCCCGGAAGGTGCCGTCGCCCCGGTGCTGCAAGCCTTCGCCCTCCCACCTGATGATCGAAATCCGACTTTCCAGTCGGTTCAGGACTACAACAGCACCAACGCCGCCCCACTCCTGCCAGCTGGCAGCGGCCAGTACCTACTTTTCCAACATTACAGCCTTGTAGAGGCCCTGTACGAAGGCCCTTTCTATTGGATGGGATCCGACAAGGCATACCAAAATACCGCATTCAGCAATCGAGGAGATTTCACAGAGACCGTCGCCCGGGACTTCATGCGCCGGGTGTTCGGACAAGCCAGAGTCCACACGAATGTTCTGTTACCGACCAGAAAGGGCGCGACACGCGGCGAGATCGACGTCCTCGTTCTATTCGGGGATCAGGCGATAGTCATCCAAGCCAAGGCCAAGCGACTCACTCTGGAGGCGCGCAAAGGCAATGACCAAGTACTGAAGGACGACTTCAATAAGGCGATCCAGGACGCATGTGACCAAGCTGCGGACTGTTCTGCAGCACTTCTGGAACCCGGGTGCAGTCTGGTCGGTGCCGATGGCACTGATATTGCCCTGAATACGAAGATTACACGGGTGTTCCCGATCTGCTTAGTGGCGGACCACTACCCAGCGCTGAACTTCCAAGCCCGCCAGTTCCTGAAATTTGAAACGGCGGCTGGCGTGGCCTCACCGCTCATCAGTGACGTTTTCGCCCTCGATGTGATGACTGAGATGCTTTCGTCGCCGCTCCGCTTCTTCAGCTACCTGATTTTGCGTGACCGATTCGCCAGCAAGATGCTCTTCACCCATGAGATCAACCTGCTCGGCTATCATCTCAAAAACAATCTCTGGCTGAGCGACGAGCACCACCTCGTTGCGCTTCATGACGATTTCGCCATTGACCTCGACATAGCCATGATTGTTCGAAGAGAGGGTCAGCCGGGAGAACGAACTCCCCCCGGAATTCTAACACGCTTGAAAGGCCTAAGTGCGGAGCGTTTGCTGGCTTGGATCGACGCGAACCCAGACCCAGCTACGATGGCGTTTGGCCTATTCCTGCTAGAGGTCGACGAAGACACCTTCCGTCAGATCAGTCTGGCCATCGACAGAATCGTGGCGCTCGCCGCGAACGATGGAATGCACCACGACGCAACGGTTGCGGTTGGCGGTGGCGGCGTAACACTCCACGCAAATGCCCTGCCGGACATGGAGGCTCGAGAAAAGCTAGGTGCACACTGCCGGTTGCGGAAATACACGCAGCGCGCCGAGGTATGGTTTGGCGTTGTGTTCCGACCCGCGAGCGGAGTCCTGCGGTTTGGAATGACGATAAACGAGCCGTGGAAACAAGACGCGGATATGGACAGGATATCGGCCGGGCTCCCGGTGGGTCGTCGGGTAACAAAGGGCCTCCCGCCTTTCAGTAGGGGAAAGATCGGGCGCAACGATCTGTGCCCCTGTGGAAGCGGCATCAAGTTTAAGAAGTGCCACTTGAGGTAA
- a CDS encoding glutathione S-transferase, translating to MVYKLYGTPGSLYTGKARSYLIKQGIPFENRAAGEARFRAEIVPRTGRWIIPILEADDGSLVQDGSEIIAHFEARGQTRLPAYPDTPRHRLIAQIFELFGGEGLLRPAMHYRWNFDETNRAFLAKDFPAALAPTGASDEAQAEVFAMSSGRMRKAMGQFGVSPESIPAIEASYAQFLALFEAHLAACPYLLGGRPTLGDYGLIAPLYAHLGRDPYPAQMMKQTAFRVWRWTERMNASDQDAGEYGEVAPDLFEDDQVPDTLKALLAFVAEDYLPEVRAYVAYTNDWIARHPNLEAGTNGLPRKQDRGIGLTSFAWRGHEITVAVMPYRIYLLQKIQDVFDAAAPADQAAMSALLAETGLSELLTLRASRRIERRDHLEVWA from the coding sequence ATGGTCTACAAACTCTACGGCACGCCGGGATCGCTCTATACCGGCAAGGCCCGGTCCTATCTGATCAAGCAGGGCATCCCCTTCGAAAACCGCGCCGCCGGCGAGGCCCGTTTCCGCGCCGAGATCGTGCCCCGGACCGGCCGCTGGATCATCCCGATCCTCGAAGCCGATGACGGATCCCTGGTCCAGGACGGCTCGGAAATCATCGCCCACTTCGAGGCCAGGGGTCAGACCCGCCTCCCGGCCTATCCCGACACGCCCCGCCACCGTCTGATCGCCCAGATCTTCGAACTGTTCGGCGGCGAAGGCCTGCTGCGGCCCGCCATGCACTATCGCTGGAACTTCGACGAGACCAACCGCGCCTTCCTGGCCAAGGACTTCCCCGCCGCCCTGGCCCCCACCGGCGCCTCTGACGAGGCCCAGGCCGAAGTCTTCGCCATGTCCAGCGGCCGCATGCGCAAGGCCATGGGCCAGTTCGGCGTCTCTCCGGAGTCCATCCCGGCCATCGAGGCCAGCTATGCCCAATTCCTGGCCCTGTTCGAGGCCCATCTGGCGGCCTGCCCCTACTTGCTGGGCGGCCGCCCCACCCTGGGCGACTACGGCCTGATCGCCCCCCTCTACGCCCACCTGGGCCGTGACCCCTACCCCGCCCAGATGATGAAGCAGACCGCCTTCCGGGTCTGGCGCTGGACCGAGCGCATGAACGCCTCAGACCAGGACGCCGGGGAGTATGGCGAGGTCGCCCCGGACCTCTTCGAAGACGACCAGGTCCCCGACACCCTCAAGGCCCTGCTGGCCTTCGTGGCCGAGGACTACCTTCCCGAAGTCCGCGCCTATGTCGCCTACACCAATGACTGGATCGCCAGACACCCGAACCTGGAAGCCGGAACCAACGGCCTGCCCCGCAAACAGGACCGCGGCATCGGCCTGACCAGCTTCGCCTGGCGCGGCCACGAGATCACCGTCGCCGTCATGCCCTACCGGATCTACCTCCTCCAGAAGATCCAGGATGTCTTTGACGCCGCTGCGCCTGCTGATCAGGCCGCCATGTCCGCCCTGCTGGCGGAGACGGGGTTGTCGGAGCTTTTGACCCTGCGGGCCAGTCGCAGGATTGAGCGGCGGGATCATCTGGAGGTGTGGGCTTAA
- a CDS encoding carotenoid oxygenase, whose product MSSPIETAIRATVTKGLGMVADINRARLAATEATSPYLEGVHKPMDAELTLETLSVTGEIPKELDGRYLRIGPNPATPPNPAAYHWFTGDGMVHGVRLKDGQALWYRNRWIRSKKVSKALGEPEAPGPRHGPSDTVNTNVLGHAGTTWALVEAGGYPVRLGEDLETLAHDPFGGTLKGGFSAHPHLDPDTGDMHAICYEGPELNTIRHVVVNAQGQVTRELPIPVRNGPSIHDCMITRNYVIILDLPVTFSMKTMLAGHAFPYRWNPDHKARVGLLPKTGTADEIIWCDVEPCYVFHPCNGYETADGKVILDVCAHDTMFAETTGGPDSNTVPFERWTIDPAAKTVARKVIDAESQEFPRPNETLMGKPYRYAYAMSLPKGFDAAAPDQTRIYKHDLEAGTRQVHDFGEGRLPGEFVFIPRSGAKAEDDGWLMGYVVDLKAQTTALVILNADNFEGAPQAEVHIPHRIPPGFHGNWAPTAA is encoded by the coding sequence ATGTCCAGCCCCATCGAAACCGCCATCCGCGCCACGGTCACCAAGGGCCTTGGCATGGTGGCTGACATCAATCGCGCCCGTCTGGCCGCCACCGAAGCGACCAGCCCCTATCTGGAAGGTGTCCACAAGCCGATGGACGCCGAGCTGACCCTTGAAACCCTCAGCGTCACCGGCGAAATCCCGAAGGAGCTGGACGGCCGCTATCTGCGCATTGGCCCGAACCCCGCGACGCCGCCCAACCCTGCGGCCTATCACTGGTTCACCGGCGACGGCATGGTCCACGGGGTGCGGCTGAAGGACGGTCAGGCCCTCTGGTACCGCAATCGCTGGATCCGCTCGAAGAAGGTCTCCAAGGCCCTCGGCGAGCCAGAGGCGCCCGGTCCGCGCCACGGCCCCTCTGACACGGTCAACACCAATGTCCTGGGCCATGCCGGAACCACCTGGGCCCTGGTGGAGGCCGGCGGTTATCCGGTTCGTCTGGGCGAAGACCTGGAAACCCTCGCCCACGACCCCTTTGGCGGCACGCTGAAGGGCGGCTTCTCGGCCCACCCCCATCTGGATCCCGACACCGGCGACATGCACGCCATCTGCTATGAGGGGCCAGAGCTCAACACCATCCGCCACGTGGTGGTGAACGCCCAGGGCCAGGTAACCCGCGAACTGCCGATCCCTGTCCGCAATGGCCCCTCCATCCACGACTGCATGATCACCAGGAACTATGTGATCATTCTCGACCTGCCGGTGACCTTCTCCATGAAGACCATGCTGGCCGGCCACGCCTTCCCCTATCGCTGGAACCCCGACCACAAGGCCCGGGTCGGCCTTCTGCCCAAGACCGGAACCGCCGACGAGATCATCTGGTGCGATGTGGAGCCCTGCTATGTCTTCCATCCCTGCAATGGCTATGAGACGGCGGACGGCAAGGTCATCCTCGACGTCTGCGCCCACGACACCATGTTCGCCGAAACCACCGGCGGGCCGGATTCCAACACCGTTCCCTTCGAGCGCTGGACCATTGATCCCGCGGCAAAGACCGTCGCCCGCAAGGTGATCGACGCAGAGAGCCAGGAATTCCCGCGCCCCAACGAGACCCTGATGGGCAAGCCCTATCGCTATGCCTACGCCATGTCCCTGCCCAAAGGCTTTGACGCCGCCGCCCCGGACCAGACCCGGATCTACAAGCACGACCTTGAGGCCGGAACCCGCCAGGTCCACGACTTCGGCGAAGGCCGCCTGCCCGGCGAATTCGTCTTCATCCCGAGATCAGGCGCCAAGGCCGAGGATGACGGCTGGCTGATGGGCTATGTGGTCGATCTGAAAGCCCAGACCACCGCCCTGGTGATCCTCAACGCCGACAACTTCGAAGGCGCCCCCCAGGCGGAGGTTCACATCCCCCACCGGATTCCGCCCGGCTTCCACGGCAACTGGGCGCCCACCGCCGCCTGA
- a CDS encoding TetR family transcriptional regulator, with the protein MSADANTVNIENGKRPYHHGDLRAALVKAGLDLLETQSAEGLSLREVARQVGVSPTAVYRHFPNKQSLLYALCKHGADGLYEAQAAAMKAAGGGPAGFAATGQAYVRYALANPALFRLLMTTKPPAEMLDPEGTYVDAAMDLLRRNVAAVLPADASPDVRKAAVTLAWSQVHGMAMLMLDGQLPADEKLISVIGRAAPF; encoded by the coding sequence ATGTCCGCAGATGCTAACACTGTCAACATCGAAAACGGCAAGCGCCCCTATCATCACGGGGACCTGCGGGCGGCCCTGGTGAAGGCGGGGCTGGACCTGCTGGAAACCCAGTCGGCGGAGGGGCTGAGCCTGCGGGAAGTCGCCCGTCAGGTGGGGGTCAGTCCGACGGCGGTCTACCGGCACTTTCCCAACAAGCAGAGCCTGCTCTACGCCCTCTGCAAGCACGGTGCGGACGGCCTCTACGAGGCCCAGGCCGCGGCCATGAAGGCGGCTGGCGGTGGTCCGGCGGGCTTTGCGGCCACAGGCCAGGCCTATGTGCGCTACGCCCTGGCCAATCCGGCCCTGTTCCGTCTGCTCATGACCACTAAACCGCCCGCCGAGATGCTTGATCCCGAAGGGACCTATGTGGACGCCGCCATGGACCTTCTGCGACGCAATGTGGCGGCCGTGCTTCCCGCTGATGCATCTCCGGATGTGCGGAAGGCGGCCGTGACCCTGGCCTGGTCCCAGGTCCACGGCATGGCCATGCTGATGCTGGACGGCCAGCTTCCGGCGGATGAGAAGCTGATTTCAGTGATCGGACGCGCCGCGCCTTTCTGA
- a CDS encoding GTPase, whose amino-acid sequence MTPAGTQVIPAVVIGGYLGAGKTTLVNHLLRAADGRRIAVLVNDFGEIAIDADLILGAEGGVLSLAGGCVCCTIGEDLIGALETLLAREPRPDLLLIETSGVGMPGAVAQTVSLLADLVVEGVVVLMDAETVRSAAEDRYVGDTVMRQLAQADLLLLNKTDLLTPGMANDTAQWLGSLALPAPIVETDHNRLPSALIFGPAGPGEARALHHHADEIFETGVFLPDGPVDLDRLGLALSDPACGILRAKGALTGLDGVRRGVQLAGRRWRLSDPGSLGEGLVWIARKNAVQRGRIFADLSVSW is encoded by the coding sequence ATGACGCCTGCCGGAACCCAGGTCATACCGGCGGTTGTGATCGGCGGCTATCTGGGCGCTGGCAAGACCACCCTGGTCAACCACCTGCTGCGGGCCGCGGACGGGCGCAGGATCGCCGTTCTGGTCAATGACTTCGGCGAAATCGCCATTGACGCAGATCTGATCCTGGGCGCCGAAGGCGGCGTGCTGAGCCTTGCGGGGGGATGTGTCTGCTGCACCATTGGTGAAGATCTGATCGGCGCCCTGGAGACCCTGCTGGCCCGGGAGCCGCGCCCGGACCTGCTGCTGATCGAGACCAGCGGCGTAGGCATGCCAGGCGCCGTGGCCCAGACCGTCAGTCTCCTGGCGGATCTGGTTGTCGAAGGCGTGGTTGTCCTCATGGACGCCGAGACGGTCCGTTCCGCTGCAGAAGATCGATATGTGGGCGACACGGTCATGCGGCAGCTGGCCCAGGCCGACCTGCTGCTTCTGAACAAGACAGACCTGCTGACCCCCGGGATGGCGAACGATACGGCCCAGTGGCTGGGCAGCCTGGCCCTGCCCGCCCCGATTGTTGAAACCGACCACAACCGCCTGCCATCAGCCCTGATATTTGGTCCGGCAGGTCCGGGCGAAGCCAGGGCCCTGCACCATCATGCAGATGAGATTTTCGAGACCGGTGTCTTCCTGCCGGACGGACCGGTGGATCTGGACCGTCTGGGTCTGGCCCTGTCAGACCCGGCCTGCGGAATACTCCGGGCCAAGGGCGCCCTGACCGGTCTGGATGGAGTACGTCGTGGCGTTCAATTGGCCGGACGCCGGTGGCGGCTTTCCGACCCGGGCTCCCTGGGCGAGGGCCTGGTCTGGATTGCCCGCAAGAACGCGGTCCAGCGGGGCCGGATCTTCGCGGACCTCAGCGTCAGTTGGTAA